The nucleotide window CTAGAAATAACAGCTACCTTTTCAGATTTTTGTGCAGCTGCATCTACAGCCTCGAAGTGCTGTGGAATTTTTGCGTGTGTGTCAAAGCTATCAACGATATTAAACCATTGTGCAAAATGAGGGCTTTGCTCTGGTAAGTCTGTTGCGGAGCCACCACATAAAATCATAACGTCAATGTCATTCTTAAACTTTTCCGCATCATCTATTAAATATACCTTTGCATCGCTAGCAATTTTCACTGTTGCTGGGTCACGACGTGTAAAAACCGCCACTAGCTCCATATCAGGATTTTGAGAGATTGCATGTTCTACACCACGACCTAAATTGCCGTAGCCTACGATACCAACTCGAATATTCGTCATCTGATTACCTCCCAGTACTTGTAATAATGAAGTAAATATATATGTTTTATTTACTTTTACTTCATTATCATACTTTCTGTTTAAAACATTCACAATAGTTTGATTATATATTTTTTGTGACAATTAAATGAAAGAAGAATTCAGTATAAAGTGTTGATGCACCCATATAGTCAACATTTTGATATTGTTGTGAAGTCCACACAGGAAGGACAAGTACTCGAAAAAATGATGAATTTCACATAATGATAAATAGCCAAACGTATCCAAAACGGACAACGTTTGGCTAAAAAATTATACTAAGCTAATAATTGTATGTGGGCTGTGCTTAATTTTATCGTATTCCTCCACCATATTGAGAATAAGCTCGCCTTCAGCTGTTAATGCGTAAATCATTACGGCATTTGGGTTTTGTTGACTGTAGTCATCAATCGTGTAGACATCTGTAATCTTTGTTTGCTTCAAGCTCGCTCCATGTTCAATAAGATAGTTTAATTCATGAATATCGATATGATTTTGCACGAGTACTTGCCCACCATATTTACGTGAATAGTTAGCAGGGTCAGCAGAATGTAATGCTGTTTGATAAATATTTTTACGCCCTAAGCTTGGTACAAAATCTGCACAAATTAGTACATTATAAGCATCCTGCATTGTAGCAGCTATCAATTGATTGTAGGGTGTTAAATCTACATGAAATTCGGTGTGCTCACTTAAAATATCGCCAACCTCTGTTTTAACACCACTTTTTCGTGCGGTAGATAAATCCTCCCATGAACGATCCATTAATAATACATCAATATTGTTTTGCTGTAGAGATATAGCAAGCTCATTTGTAAATGCTGAAGCACCAACAATAATAATACCTTCACTATTTCCAGCCTGTAATCCAAGCTTTTTCGCTAACCAACCGATGCTAAAGCCATGTGCTATAACGGTTGCAAAAACAAGTGCTAATGTTAACGCAGTTAATAATTCTGCACTCTCAAAGCCAGCTTCTTGTAATGCTGTTGCGAAATAACCGGAAACGGTCAATGCGACAATACCACGTGGTGCAATCCAACCGATTAAAGCCCGTTCCTGTAAGGAGAGTCCAGCATTAATGGTTGATAGCCATATGGATAATGGTCGCACAACAAACATCATTACTAATACAAAAAGCAACATGCGCCAATCAAAAATTTGTACAAGCGTATCTAGTGTAAGAGAAGCAGTTAACATAATAAAGACAGTTGAAATTAAAATGACAGAAATATTTTCTTTGAAATGTAAAAGATCATGGTGGCTTGTTAAGTGCATATTCCCCATAACTAAGCCCATTACTGTAACAGCTAATAGTCCTGTTTCAT belongs to Lysinibacillus louembei and includes:
- a CDS encoding cation:proton antiporter; protein product: MFETLLFQLAFVVFIGLFSQWLAWRFRMPAIVVMSIAGLIIGPFTGLVVPQETFGPIFQTVVSLAVAVILFEGSLSLDFREIRGFRKSITRISTIGAAIAWLAGSAAAHYVAGLPWAVAFVIGGLFIVTGPTVILPLLRQAKLKERPAAILKWEGIIVDPFGALLALFAYQVVLALYQLEGGTSLGTFFISALLAALLGGVVGFSTGQALERGIIPEFLKSPMLLATVLIVFSLSDAIMHETGLLAVTVMGLVMGNMHLTSHHDLLHFKENISVILISTVFIMLTASLTLDTLVQIFDWRMLLFVLVMMFVVRPLSIWLSTINAGLSLQERALIGWIAPRGIVALTVSGYFATALQEAGFESAELLTALTLALVFATVIAHGFSIGWLAKKLGLQAGNSEGIIIVGASAFTNELAISLQQNNIDVLLMDRSWEDLSTARKSGVKTEVGDILSEHTEFHVDLTPYNQLIAATMQDAYNVLICADFVPSLGRKNIYQTALHSADPANYSRKYGGQVLVQNHIDIHELNYLIEHGASLKQTKITDVYTIDDYSQQNPNAVMIYALTAEGELILNMVEEYDKIKHSPHTIISLV